The DNA segment TGGTAACCCTCCTGCCCCAGTACTCCCGGGGGGGTGTTAGGCCTACAGTCTCCAGCGCCCACTCAACCTGCCTCCTAACCCCGCTCTCGCTGAAGCCTCTAGCCCTGAGGCCGAAAGCCACGTTATCGTAGACCGTCATATGGGGGAAGAGGGCGAGGTCCTGGAACACGAAGCCCACGTTCCTCCTCTCAGGAGGGAGGCTGGTGTAGTCGACACCCCCGAATAGAACCCTACCCTTAGCAGGCCTCAGGAGGCCGGCTATAACCTTCAGCATAGTGGTCTTACCGCACCCGCTGGGGCCTAGGACCGCGGTTATGGAGGATTCTGGAAAGCTGAAGCTAACCCCCCTCAGGGCCTCAACCTCGCCGTAGCTGGCGTAGACGCCCTCAAGCCTAACCTCTACGCCGCCCAACAGGCAGCCACCGCCCCCCCGGGTTTGGTCTAGAGTGTTGGTGGGGGGCTTAACGGTTAAAACTTAACCGTGCGTCATCATTGCGGTCGGTGCTGCGCCTAGCTTCTTGACGCGCCCCGGGAGAGCCTGTATAGGAAGGCTGCGGCTACTACCAGCACAACAACGCCGACCACTATTACTAGTGTTGAGTCTAGGTTGCTGGGCTGTGATGCCAGTATCCGGGATCTCGCGTCTTCTACTAGGCTCTGCATCTCGCTATCTAGCACGGGGCTTGGTATTAGCTTGGTGTTGCTGGGCGGGTAGACTAGCGGGTTGTCTAGGACCTCCCTGAGCTCTGGGTCGCTCCTCGCCAGAGGCTCCAGCAAGCTTTTCTTGATAGAGGGGGCGTACCAGACAGCCTTGAGGTTCATAGCCGCTATCTCGGGCTCTAGCAGGAAGTTTATGAAGAGGTGGGCGGCCTCAACGTCGTGGGCGTCCCGGGGTATCACCATGTAGTCGACCCAGAAGAGGGTTCCGTCCTCGGGGGCAACGTAGCCCACCTCGGGGTTCTCGTCCGCGGCTATGAGGGCGTCCCCGTTCCAGGCCTGGGCTAGGCACAGCTCGCCGTTGACAAGCCCTGGTATGTACTGGCTCGCGCCGTAGAAGCCCGCAAGGTAGGGCTTGAGACCCACGATAAGCTCCACCACCTTGTCTATATTCTCCTTGGTCCACGAGGACCTATCGCTAGGGTCTATCCCCAACGCTATCATGCCAGCCTCGACAACCTCGGAGAATTCGGAGAGAAGACTCACCTTACCACTATACCTCTCCATAAAGGATTTGGTAAGGAACTCCTTCCACGCCCGCGGGGGCTCGGTGACGCAGCCCTTAACATAGGCTATCCCCGTGGTACCCCACATGTAGGGCACTGCATAGTCC comes from the Aeropyrum camini SY1 = JCM 12091 genome and includes:
- a CDS encoding ABC transporter substrate-binding protein; amino-acid sequence: MGRTGVKLVFPGLVVAVLVASLIAAPLLGVSASASDRTIKVLNYSEYIDYEVLRIFEDRYGIKVVYDEYESAEEAWPYLKAGGGGYDVIIIAHSHVKLAIEQGLVRKLDKTLIPNLANLDPRIASHPADPSQDYAVPYMWGTTGIAYVKGCVTEPPRAWKEFLTKSFMERYSGKVSLLSEFSEVVEAGMIALGIDPSDRSSWTKENIDKVVELIVGLKPYLAGFYGASQYIPGLVNGELCLAQAWNGDALIAADENPEVGYVAPEDGTLFWVDYMVIPRDAHDVEAAHLFINFLLEPEIAAMNLKAVWYAPSIKKSLLEPLARSDPELREVLDNPLVYPPSNTKLIPSPVLDSEMQSLVEDARSRILASQPSNLDSTLVIVVGVVVLVVAAAFLYRLSRGASRS